From Capra hircus breed San Clemente chromosome 1, ASM170441v1, whole genome shotgun sequence, the proteins below share one genomic window:
- the LOC102181339 gene encoding transmembrane epididymal protein 1A-like, translating into MILILGEFFFPPGTNHFLPIDWEDRWRPFQHHNAWQHATIIASFQLSALVDLMSQAWLAQQNMKLEWAATALALVVIVLEMVALIEHRKALEFQVHTMLMLPAFLLALVLTIKVWAPDQPLFWVLRAWLMLVSGSRLLVETLMLHAPLSLQPWQADSPVDLAFVTTFFCWLLGSGVVMLATVYGLCSLWHHCCSSRKRAPGAEYHPCPLGEDSEELEQFRAEAVLQDEVI; encoded by the coding sequence ATGATACTGATCTTGGGAGAGTTCTTCTTCCCACCTGGAACCAACCATTTTCTCCCAATAGACTGGGAGGACCGTTGGAGGCCTTTCCAGCATCACAATGCATGGCAGCATGCCACCATCATTGCGTCCTTCCAGCTCAGTGCCCTGGTGGATCTCATGAGCCAGGCATGGCTGGCGCAGCAGAACATGAAGCTGGAGTGGGCGGCCACAGCCTTGGCCCTTGTTGTGATAGTGCTGGAAATGGTGGCCCTCATCGAGCACAGGAAAGCCCTGGAGTTCCAAGTGCACACCATGCTGATGCTGCCTGCCTTCCTGCTGGCCCTAGTGCTCACCATCAAGGTCTGGGCCCCTGACCAGCCCCTATTCTGGGTGCTCAGGGCCTGGCTGATGCTGGTGTCTGGCTCCCGGCTGCTAGTGGAGACCTTGATGTTGCATGCCCCACTCTCCTTGCAGCCCTGGCAGGCAGACAGCCCTGTGGACCTTGCCTTTGTCACCACCTTCTTCTGCTGGCTCCTGGGCTCAGGGGTTGTCATGCTGGCCACTGTCTATGGCCTCTGCAGCCTCTGGCACCATTGCTGCTCCTCCCGGAAAAGGGCCCCAGGTGCCGAGTACCACCCGTGCCCCCTAGGCGAGGACAGTGAGGAGCTTGAGCAGTTCAGAGCAGAGGCGGTGCTGCAGGATGAAGTCATCTAA